The genome window ACACAGTCAGCAATGATTTTTCGGCAGGCAGAGTTTGCATTTGTAATCCAGTAGGTTTTTTGAAGAGCAGATATCATGTGATTACGTCCAGCATGACCCActtgtttgtgaatgtgttgtaAAATAAGATTAGATATGAGTTGATCCTTAGATAGAATTATAGGATGTTTCATTGATTCAGGCATGGATGCCTTCCTCAGGCGGCCTCCTACTCTCAACAGCCCATCTTGGAGTACGGGATCCAGCCTGTAGATGTCACTGTTGGTCTGTACCGATGATGATCCTTTCTCCAAGAGAGAGATTTCCTTTAGGAATCTTTGCTGTTGACAGAGGTGAACAATTTCCTGTTCTGCATTATGCAAATCATCCCGGGTCAACGGTTGAACCtttctttgctttgtgtttctgatGTCCTTTGTTCTTATAGCATGAATGCTCATGAGTTGATTTACCTTGTTTTCTTAGCTCTTGAAGCAGATCTTTAAACTTCAAAAACCAGGCCACTGAAGTTTTCAGCTTTTCCCAGTCTGAAAAATAGTTGAGAAGCCTTTTCGTAGCATTGGATGCATAGTCAACCACACAAGCATTAACCATGATGTCTTGTTTTACCTCGGGGTCATCCAAGGTGATGGCAGGTTTGTTCTTCACCTGTTTTGGCCAATCCTTTTCATCAGTCAGCAGAAACTCAGGTCCTTTGAGCCATCGCTCACACTTTAGAAAATCATCAGCTGACAGTCCTCTTGAGGCCTCATCAGCAGGGTTCTGCTTAGATCCTATGTATCTCCATTGGGCCACCTCTCTAGCTTCGTGTATAACAGCCACTCTGTTCGCTACAAATGTGTGGAATCTCTTTGTTTcacttgaaatgtaattaagCACAGTTGTGCTATCGGTCCAGAAAATTGACAATTCCAGTTGAAGCTTCTTCTTAATCATCTTGTCCAGTCTGGCAGCTAATACAGCAGCTGTAAGTTCAAGCCTCGGTATTGTGGTTTGTTTCATGGGAGCAACTCTGGACTTTCCAACCATGAAAgcaatgtttacttttttagaGATGCTTTTCAATCTCAGATAAGAAACAGTGCCATATCCATATTCACTCGCATCTGAGAAGTGATGCAGCTGTGCATTGTTTACTTTTCCAAAGTCCTTTGGCTTAATACATCGTTCCACCTTTAACAGGGACAGTTTATGAAGATTTGTCAGCCACTTTGTCCACTTCTGTAAAAAGGTTTGTGATATTTGGTCATCCCAACCAAGTTTTCTATTGCCCAGCTCTTGTAGAATCAGCTTGGGAGGCAGTGTGAATGGTGACAAGAATCCAAGAGGATCGTAGATAGAATTAACTACTGACAAGATTCCACGGCGTGTACATGGACGACTTTCAAGTGCAGTCTTGTACATGAACATGTCTGATTCCGCACACCAGTGCAACCCAAGAGCTCTTTCCACAGGTAAGTTGTCTTTATCCAAATTGAGCTCTTTGGATACTTTAGAACGATCTTCAGGGATGCTTGCTATAACTGCTCGACTGTTGCTCATCCACTTTGAGAGCCGAAAGCCTCCCTTGACATTAAAGTGTCATCACATGTCCTCTCAGTGAAGTCTTGATTATACTGTGCGATCAACAGCTGTTCCACTTTATCAATGGAGATCCAATTGATGGTGACAGTAGGGCAGCCATTCTTCCCTGCATCACTTCCACTTCCTCTAAGTGGGCCGTTCACCACCCATCCCAGTAGGGTTCGAACAGCATAGGGTCCATCGTTACAGCTGTTAATGATTTCCCAAGGTTCCAAAAGCTTTGGGGCATTTGTGCCAATCAGCAAATCCACTCCAACATCAAGCTTGGGAATTTTAATCTTTTGCAGATAAGGCCATTTTCTGAGATCCTTTTCTGGTACAATATTGTTTCTTGTAACCGGCATGGTTTGCTGAGTGTAAACCTCAGGTAGTCTAGAAAACTGTTGTCATCATAACCAGCTATTTCCAGTCCAGTCAGAACATGAGTCTTTACAGTATGTGCTTGTCCCATAGTTCGCAGGAAGATGTGTGTTTGGATGCTGTCCACGTTTAGCTGTCTCATCAGGCGTTCTGTACAAAAGGTGGCCGAGCTTCCTGGATCAAGGAAAGCGTAAGTTGTCAAAGTTTTATTTCCATTCTTAGCCTTTACTTGAACAGGTACAATTGAGAGAACACATTCTTGTTTACCGGCCCCAGTACGAGCACAGGTCTGCTGAGGGACAACAGTGTCAGATGTTCTGAACTTAGCTGCAATGTGAAGCATTGTGGGATGCTTGGAGTTGCATACATTACAGGTTAAACGATTTTTGCAGCTCTTGCTGACATGACCTCCTGAAGTGCTGGCGGCTGCCACGGGTACAAGATTTGTATTTCTGGTGGAAAATCTTGTGAGAGCTTTTCCTTTAGATGTAGCAGTCTGCATGTTACCAAAAACAGGATCAGAGAGAATTTTGACCTGATGTTCTAGAAAATTGACTAAATCAGAGAACAAAACTCTGCTTCCACGTCTCTCCTGTAGGTCACAAGCAGCtgctctccatctttctcttaaTTTGTATGGAAGTTTCATCACAAGCTGTTTCAGGTTTGATGGTACATTCATCTCTGTCATGTACTGTAGACTTTCCATCATATTACAGCATCctctcaaaaacaacaaataggTTTGAAGAGAGCCAACATCCTCTGCCTTTAATTGATGGCCAACTTAAGGCTTTTTCCATGTAAGCTGCTCCAATCTTCATTTCATTGCCAAAGTGTTCCTTTAATAAATACTTGGCTCTGTCATAGCCTTGATCATTTGGCATGTGACAGCAGCTTCTGATCAGTTCTCTTGGCTGCCCCCTGGTGTATTGCTCTAGGTAGTATAAGCAGTCCTGGAGATTAGTGACTTTTCCTGCAACCCCCTGTTCAAATACCATGATAAAAGATCCATACTGTAGAGCAGCCTTTCTCAAAGTGGGTGCCGCGCACCCCCGACTGTGTCAGGGGTGCCGCGAAAAGAATTACgtattttgacaaaaaaaaaaaaaaaaaaaaaacccaaaatttgttttaaatttgaatacataaatacattattttacctactaatggattactaacattttgaattaataataatttttatttaaaaacaatttaaatgtaaaaacctGACCCGCCCACCGGGGTCAGATGCCAGCGCAgcgcattgtttgatttaaccgcgaaaatacatttcatttcaaaaagagTAAGGAACAACAGCatggatcgttttttaaaaagaaaagccccacaAGAACCGGACATGATTGGCTGTAACATGGAGCCTCAGCCTGCATGCGAGCCTTCGTCCTCCAGCCCTGAGTCTGCATCAAATGTCACAAAGGTAGACGCTAACAGTAAGGCTAAAAAGAGGACATACAATGACAGTTACCTCAAATTTGGCTTCGTCAGTACTGGGGATCCAGCATGTCCTCTCCCTTTGTGCTTAATATGTGGCATGAAACTGTCAAACGAAGGGATGGTTCCGAGCAAACTTAAAAGACACCTGACCACTAATCATCCATCACTTGCTGACAAGGATGCTGCATATTTTGTTCGAATGAAAAGTCAGCATAGCCGTCAAGAACAAATGATGATTAGATCTGCAAAAGTCTCAGAGAAAGCACTGGAAGCTAGCTACCTCGTAGCTGAAATAGTGGCTAAAACAAAGACGCCCCACACTATTGCAGAGACTGTAATTATGCCAGCATGTACAGCAATCGTGAACAAAATGCTAGGGCCTCAAGCTGCAAAGGAAATAGCAAAGGTCCCACTGTCGAATTCTACAATAGGGAGGCGAATCAACGACATGTCAGTGGATATTGAAGATGTGGTTTTGGGGAAAATCAAGACAAGTGGACATTTCTCTTTACAACTTGACGAGTCAACAGACGTTAGTGGGCACGCGCAGCTCTTGGCAAATGTTCGCTTTGTGGATGGGGACCGTGTTAGAGAGAATTTCTTATTTTGCAAACCGCTACCAAACAAAACGACAGGAGAAGAAATGTATCGTGTGACAACTGAGTATCTTGAAAATGGAGGATTGAGTTGGAAAAACCGCATTCTGTACTGATGGTGTGGCTGCAATGACTGGCTGTGCCAGAGGTTTCATTAGCAGGGCCAAAGCGCAAAACCCAGACATCCGAACAACCCACTGCTTCCTTCACAGAGAGGCACTTGCCGCAAAGACGCTCCCAAAAGAACTTTCCGACGTACTGGACAGAGCAGTGGATATTGTTAATTTCATAAAGGCGCTCCCGTTAAAGAGCCGCCTGTTTTCCATTCTGTGCGAGGAAATGGGCGCAGAGCATCAGAGCTTGTTGCTACATATGGTGTTATTTTTGTGCCTCTATCCTGAGCacacaatgaaacattttaagcaTATAAATCTTATTGAGCGCACAATTGTACATTTTGAGcacaggaaaatatattttgcaagcacaacatttatgttttgaagCGAATTTTTCTCTCAAGCCCTCACAAAATCTTGCTCTGTGCGCGCTGCTCgcgctctctctcctctctcgctctccctcgCTCAACCTCTCCACTCTGTGTGCGCTCAAATTTGCCTGCGTGCTCGCTCAAGTTGGCACAGCGTTACGAATGTGCCACAAAACCAACCAATCGGAGAACTCGAGAAGGttcattctgattggctgtctcGTCTCCAATCATATCTTCCATCTGAGATACTGAAAGAGGGATTTGCGGTTGACATGAGGCTACTGACATCCATGACTATCATAGGACATGATGGCAGAAtctaatgaagaaaataatttgCCACAGCGTCAGGTGAGTTATACATTTCTAGTTGTTTTATGATatcatgttattgtttttgatcGTTTCCGATAAGAATTAGTTGCTAGCCGGCAACATGCTATAGCCTATGGCTAGTttaagctaacagctaacaaccaGTAGCATATTTTTAGCGCTAGTTTCATGTCGAATTGTTggaatttagctttttttattgttattattgaatCATATTTCAGAAATACATTGTTAGTTGTCTATATTATAGGGCTGTAGGATTAACATCATATGTATTCTTATCTTGAGACATCAGCTGTTGTGTGAATATGGAAAGTTTGACTCATCCTTTTCTAGCAATCCCAGCTGACACAACAGACAAATGAACAGCAACACCAAAATTTCACAGTAAGGCCACATGTAAGTCGTTTTTAATTTAGTAGTATACTGTGTCTTGTGAAGGTTATTATTAGCTTGTGAACTAGCCATCTTGGTAGTTTGCTAACACTATCTAATTTAATGTTATGTGAAAAAAGCTGTAGTATAAATTTAAAGCCTGAAAAAAGAACTTTGGCAATATATCGGTTagatataaaatgttaatgttattttgttattttgtcacacCCTACATTATATGACTAACAAAGAGTCCCTTTTCTTGACTAATCTGAGCTCTTATCTGTCCCACAGGACATATTGAGACAGCAGTTAATGGAAAGACTTCTCACCAAACTGCAATCAGCGTTAAACCAGCAACCACtaaatgtggattattttgaGTTCCTGACTCGCCATGAGCTGATTGTTTGAATCATTCCATGATCAGATAGGAGGTGTATCAGAGATTACAGAAGCAATCCGAAACCTTCATCATGTTGTCCAGTTGGAAATTAATGCAAGCTCTATGCCCATAGTAGAACAGGAAACCGAAGATTGTACAGGTTCTGGTCACCCCAAAATtgtgatagagagagaaaaactaaCACATTTGCTGAATACACATCTGCCAGTCTCCTGCATTGCAAAATGCCTCTGTGTTTCAAGAAGAACGATTTACAGGAGAATGCAAGAATTTGGCTTATCTATAAGAGGATCATACAGCACAATGAATGACCAAGAACTTGACAACGTTATTTCAGGTATTAAAAGTCAGATGCCAAATGCTGGTTATCGAATGGTTCAAGGCCATTTGGTTTCAATGGGCCACCGTGTACAGTGGTGGAGAATGATGGCCTCTATACATCGGGTTGATGCTGCTGGGATCTTCTCAAGGATCACAGAACTAGGGTGTGTTGTACAAAGAAGTTATTCCGTGCGAGGCCCTCTCTCCCTTGTCCACATTGACACAAATCATAAACTGATAAGGTAGAGTCTCTGTAAAAAAACTCCTTACATTCATGACAATGTATACAAAAACAGTATGTTACCAACCTGAAGTTGTCATTATCAAGGTCTGTCAAAGAGAACTTAGGGTTTTTACCCTGGCTCCCAGCTCCTTCAAAGAATCGGTTTTCAATACCTGAAACCATATCTTacagaaaaaagcaaataagcaaAGATCCATTGGTTTGGTTTAATATCACAACAAAACAGTTAAATGAACTTACCTGTCAAAAACTCTTTCCTTATTGCTCCTGTGTCAATGCCTGCCTCTCCTATATAGACCACCTTAAGAGTACTGGTAGGAGATGCAGCTTTTTTCCGTTTCCACTGGAGAATGCCCCTGTCTGGAAGGCCCTCTCTATCCAACGGTGTGTGGGATATATTCTTTGGCAACAGATACAAATGTAGAGCCGTTGTCTTAATGCTGGTCTTAACAAGGTGCTTGGCGGCAGTCAAACACCTCTTTTTACCACGACGAAAGTCAGACTTAAAATATCCTGGAAAAGATCTGTGgaataaatgatatgttttatatgtgtttaATAACAACCAAGTGTTGcataaacaaatctaaatagcacatgtttatatatattccAATGCTATTACAAAGCAAGTCTTGTTCAAGTCGAAGTTTGAATTTGAAATTTGAATGTAATCATCTTAGATGGGACCTACCAAAGTTAACTACTAGACTTAAGAAGACTACATtgatttttaattttgttttttaaacaaaacgaAAATAACATGTGGCTTAATTACAGACCTTGCCATCTCTTGCGGCACTGATAGCCCTACATTTCTAGAAGGTGCAGGAGGCACTGTCTCTGTCGGCCTTCCTGAGCCGCTTGCAGCCATTGTGTTAAGCAGCAAAGACACAAGGTTTCTAGCTGCTGACTCAACTGCACGATCGCCCTAAATCAATTCAGAATGTAACATTAACATGATCATATTTTCAGTAAAAATTCCAACAATTCGACATGAAACTAGCGCTAAAAATATGCTACtggttgttagctgttagcttaaACTAGCCATAGGCTATAGCATGTTGCCGGCTAGCAACTAATTCTTATCGGAAACgatcaaaaacaataacatgaaaTCATAAAACAACTAGAAATGTATAACTCACCTGACGCTGTGGcaaattattttcttcattagaTTCTGCCATCATGTCCTATGATAGTCATGGATGTCAGTAGCCTCATGTCAACCGAAAATCCCTCTTTCAGTATCTCAGATGGAAGATATGATTGGAGACgagacagccaatcagaatgaaCCTTCTCGAGTTCTCCGATTGGTTGGTTTTGTGGCACATTCGTAACGCTGTGCCAACTTGAGGGAGCGCAGGCAAACTTGAGCGCACACAGGGTGGAGAGGTTGAGCGcagtggcgttttctcccggaggccaagggaggcgtggcctcctcatttatattcgataaaaaaatatccatgagttgggattcatgacgcacattttaggttccaaatatgccgtgtttaattccctgatgtcatgtttttctttgagcgagcaaaacagcgcccctataggtgaaatactgccatctaaggaggcccgtttaacttggcctccactactactaagggttttagccaatcagattgaagctcggcttgtcaccgaacgctcatcaaggtcaatcaaactgtaaaaatttaaaaaatgaggaggctagcttgtacgtgcctcctacactaatacgtaagtacgtaaccacacacaaccatgctgttgctaaccgtgaaggaaggttagaaagtaagaatggatggcgacggagacccagagttttttctgagaaacgatttcactaaactaccgtttgaaattcagttaaaaataaaacagaagggtaggtccactccgaatctcgaccttactcagggaagagctaaaggaaatacccggacgttttgtgaagggaactatacgagaacggactggctaacagggagtgtaatgctaaattgtcttttctgctggccatgcctcttgtttgaccgctccaacagatcatttcgccaccattaaggataggagaatggcatttctctacaaatagtgagtaagcttactttatttctttacgcagtgtgacagccgaggctttcactttagcatcctgcggacagcggtgtgaacccgtcagagacttttagaatgtgaggccacctgtaggctacagttcagtgtattattgagattacaaatatgggtgtaaggttttgtgttgtgttgtgttgtgtttgtttaagcttgttgcgatatggtgtcaataaatagcagcagctgcaatcatttgtcctgatttatttatgctacttttagtcacattgttgacatgggtatgacgtcattcagtagcttacgatctctctggcctcctctgtaaaattggccacgcaccgctactggttgagcgagggagagagagagagcgagagaggagagagagcgcGAGCAGCGCGCACAGAGCAAGATTGTGTGAGGGCTTGAGAGAAAATTTCGcttcaaaacataaatgttgtgcttgcaaaatatattttcctgtgCTCAAAATGTACAATTGCGCGCTCAATAAGATTTATAtgcttaaaatatttcattgtgttgtgacgccctgcccctctctctgcccatTGGTTGTGGGACTTCCCTGGGTGGAGATTGGGACAGGGCGTCAGGCCAATTGGCCACACCTGTGGGGGTATAGGGATCCAGAGTTTTAAGGGCTGGGTAGCCATGTGTTCAGGGGTCTCTTTGCTGCTTCTAGGCTGAGCTTTGGGCTCAGTCTTCCACTCGCCATGTGGTCTTAAGtataatttcttttgtttaagtatactcatttatgtttactttaaccAGTAAACATGAGTTActaataaattagtttttgtttatttcatgtgtggACTCCCTTTATTTTGCCACTACCTGACCCGGTGTGTGACAAAATGGGGGCTCGTCCGATTGTTAAGTTCATTTCGTAGACAAGTGTAAGTATCTTTAGTTTGGTAAGGGTCATTTGGTCAAATTCAGCCTGGTTGGTCTGAATATGGTTTGTGTGCTGGCATTTGCTTTGTGTTCCTGTTAGGAATTGTAGTTTTGCTTTAGTAAGTTGTTTGGTTTCAAAGGATTGATTGGCTTATGGGTAGCACCTGTTGAAGCCAATTCAGTAGCTGCCAGTGTTGGGAGTTCCACATGTGACTTGTCATTTGGATTTCAGTTTTAGGAGGGAGTTGGTCGGTGAAGTTTGGAAGTAGTAGAGCATTGTATCCttacgttttgttttttgcttaaaggttaatgttttggttgtaatcaataaaataaaggttggaACTTTGAGTTTGGTTATTGGGGACAGTCTTGTAATGTGGAATGGAACCATGAATCCCCTGTGAGGCTAAGAAGACTGGTTTCCAATAGGGGGACTGGTCTTGGGGAATTTTAGTGTGGCTGCAAAAGTGGGTAGAGCGGTTGTCTCGGGAGCACATCCACGGTGTAAGAGAGGGTCGCTGGTAACAGTTGCCTTTTTCTTCCCAGTGGGCTAAAGTGCATAAATACCCCCCATCAGTAGCGGCACGAAGACTAGGGATGGAGCTAAGGTAGTTATGGGGTCGCTAATGTCTTAGTTAGTCAGGGCTGGGGAGGTTCCATTTTGGTTTGGCTGTCCCAGACTTTGTTAGTGGTTCCAgctgatattgtttttgtttttttctttctcctatTCTATTTTGTCTGTGAGTGTAGTTAGTCCAGGTATGGCATCTACAGTGGATAAATTTGTTGACTCACCGTCAGTAGCACTACTGAATCAGTGTACTAAAGACCAGTTACTGCTAATTGCTGAGAGATATGAGATTGAGATATTGGATAAAAAGTTAAAGGAGTCTGTTAAGGGAAGTTTGATGGCAGGTTTGCTGGAACAGAGAATTATTCAACCCGTTGGGGGGACTCAGTCTTCGGCGTCTGCAGGTACTGTTTTGAGTTTTGAACAGCAAAAGGAACTTTTGTTGTTAAAGCAATCT of Eleginops maclovinus isolate JMC-PN-2008 ecotype Puerto Natales chromosome 22, JC_Emac_rtc_rv5, whole genome shotgun sequence contains these proteins:
- the LOC134859145 gene encoding uncharacterized protein LOC134859145, with the protein product MATQPLKLWIPIPPQGSPTTNGQREGQGVTPPSYRKGAPPHYPSPLLPIYPHPPLSNLDPRSTLRVVRRHTFSDYIGRRTISPHLRPSKTVPQNYVHPIHWQLSAHTHLNISLHQTKTRHSLCTGAGNTTIPIPLTSTKSPVSVSDEKDMFMYKTALESRPCTRRGILSVVNSIYDPLGFLSPFTLPPKLILQELGNRKLGWDDQISQTFLQKWTKWLTNLHKLSLLKVERCIKPKDFGKVNNAQLHHFSDASEYGYGTVSYLRLKSISKKVNIAFMVGKSRVAPMKQTTIPRLELTAAVLAARLDKMIKKKLQLELSIFWTDSTTVLNYISSETKRFHTFVANRVAVIHEAREVAQWRYIGSKQNPADEASRGLSADDFLKCERWLKGPEFLLTDEKDWPKQVKNKPAITLDDPETGKS